The following are from one region of the Stigmatella ashevillena genome:
- the gltE gene encoding adventurous gliding motility TPR repeat lipoprotein GltE: MTTPTRCLRTSLWVAAVVMLATGCTSSTASGPTGPKNLTPQAQAKDNEPVSISNRAKLLFEDAVKAFDAQKKSKAFDFPSLERKFKAALEADANIAEADYNLGVVAERQGKKEEAKTWYQSALKKKPSLRQASENLAVLAQNDGDIGGAVALYQDVLKRYPDDAPSRARLAEIYRQTGDHDRAMEFSRAALMREPQSTTALKVMMRSYLDRKQLAMAKLVALRALKLDENDPELHHTIGLILQQEGDADGARLQFKSALETRADYVPSHVVLAQLALEAEDYPGAEEHLRRILQAGAKSAAAHVNLGIAYKGQGQYDKAMQEYDAAEKLDPKVAAIYLNRAIILHRAKDAPERAIELYKKYIGMAGGDVALNAEAPVFNLLREAEAVIQAKGEAQAAEAQAKQMEALQAEQQKVLKAEEDKQKAVGGTAANTAGNAQAPQTAPPGEAGTTDPGQGAPEQKNPAQADSDEPADDFM, translated from the coding sequence ATGACGACCCCTACCCGTTGCCTCCGTACGTCGCTGTGGGTTGCGGCCGTGGTGATGCTTGCCACGGGCTGTACCTCTTCCACGGCCTCGGGCCCCACGGGCCCGAAGAATCTGACTCCCCAGGCTCAGGCGAAGGACAATGAGCCTGTCTCCATCTCCAACCGCGCCAAGCTCCTCTTCGAGGACGCGGTGAAGGCGTTCGACGCTCAGAAGAAGTCCAAGGCGTTCGACTTCCCCTCGCTGGAGCGCAAGTTCAAGGCCGCCTTGGAGGCGGACGCGAACATCGCCGAGGCGGACTACAACCTGGGCGTCGTCGCCGAACGGCAGGGCAAGAAGGAGGAGGCCAAGACCTGGTACCAGTCGGCGCTGAAGAAGAAGCCGTCGCTGCGCCAAGCCTCCGAGAACCTGGCCGTCTTGGCCCAGAACGATGGGGACATCGGCGGGGCGGTGGCCCTGTACCAGGACGTCCTCAAGCGCTATCCGGACGACGCCCCCAGCCGGGCCCGCTTGGCGGAGATCTACCGTCAGACGGGCGATCACGACCGGGCCATGGAGTTCTCTCGGGCGGCGCTCATGCGCGAGCCCCAGTCCACCACGGCCCTCAAGGTGATGATGCGCAGCTACCTCGATCGCAAGCAGCTGGCCATGGCGAAGCTGGTGGCGCTGCGGGCCTTGAAGCTCGACGAGAATGATCCCGAGCTGCACCACACCATCGGCCTCATCCTCCAGCAGGAAGGGGATGCGGACGGTGCCCGGCTGCAGTTCAAGAGCGCCCTGGAAACCCGCGCGGACTATGTGCCTTCGCACGTCGTCCTGGCGCAGCTGGCGCTCGAGGCCGAGGACTATCCCGGCGCGGAGGAGCACCTGCGCCGCATCCTTCAGGCGGGCGCCAAGAGCGCTGCCGCGCACGTCAACCTGGGCATCGCCTACAAAGGCCAGGGCCAGTACGACAAGGCGATGCAGGAATACGATGCGGCCGAGAAGCTCGATCCGAAGGTGGCAGCCATCTACCTGAACCGCGCCATCATCCTGCACCGGGCCAAGGACGCTCCGGAGCGCGCCATCGAGCTCTACAAGAAGTACATCGGCATGGCGGGGGGCGATGTGGCCCTCAACGCCGAGGCCCCTGTCTTCAACCTGCTGCGTGAGGCGGAGGCGGTGATCCAGGCCAAGGGCGAGGCCCAGGCCGCTGAGGCCCAGGCCAAGCAGATGGAGGCGCTCCAGGCCGAGCAGCAGAAGGTGCTCAAGGCCGAAGAGGACAAGCAGAAGGCCGTGGGCGGGACGGCGGCGAACACCGCTGGCAACGCGCAGGCGCCTCAAACGGCTCCTCCTGGGGAGGCGGGAACGACGGACCCAGGACAGGGTGCGCCTGAGCAGAAAAATCCAGCCCAGGCGGATTCTGACGAGCCTGCAGACGACTTCATGTGA
- the cglE gene encoding adventurous gliding motility protein CglE, which translates to MKALAPFVLFSVLAAPTLVGAQPSSSDTNSVQDRPAVTFNEIERGLYFSVQGGLSFIVNPPAEEGERPFSSGQMAQVEVGFDISDRLSLGVFLMGGANRAGSDYTGNSGGAASGDFSYLVPGAVARVHLVGFADNQDVKRTWIYARGGVGYTLFSPKLLLPDSDILVFAGPGVEYYTRLRHFSVGLEVSASYLVSSGSFGFAVSPNLRYAF; encoded by the coding sequence ATGAAAGCTCTCGCCCCCTTCGTCCTCTTCTCCGTGCTGGCCGCGCCAACGCTCGTGGGCGCTCAGCCGTCTTCTTCGGACACCAATTCGGTGCAGGACCGGCCGGCCGTGACGTTCAACGAGATCGAGCGCGGCCTCTACTTCTCCGTGCAGGGAGGGCTGTCCTTCATCGTCAACCCTCCGGCAGAAGAGGGGGAGCGGCCTTTCTCGTCTGGGCAAATGGCCCAGGTGGAGGTGGGCTTCGACATCAGCGACCGCCTGTCGCTGGGCGTGTTCTTGATGGGCGGTGCCAACCGCGCGGGGTCCGATTATACCGGTAACTCCGGAGGGGCGGCCTCCGGTGACTTTTCCTACCTGGTTCCGGGAGCCGTGGCCCGGGTGCACCTGGTGGGCTTCGCGGACAACCAGGATGTGAAGCGCACCTGGATCTACGCCCGCGGCGGAGTGGGTTACACCTTGTTTTCGCCCAAGTTGCTCCTGCCGGACTCAGACATTCTGGTGTTCGCGGGACCTGGAGTGGAGTACTACACGCGTTTGCGCCACTTCTCGGTGGGCCTCGAGGTATCGGCCAGCTATCTGGTCTCCTCGGGATCGTTCGGGTTCGCGGTATCGCCGAACCTTCGCTACGCGTTCTAG
- the cglF gene encoding adventurous gliding motility protein CglF has product MRKLVTVCVMLSMAPAFAQDEGGAQAGGEGNVRYNKATNIDFEDDTIEGDLTKPDGEYVEARKKVKHSNLIRTREDFQDKVMQSVGEL; this is encoded by the coding sequence ATGCGGAAGCTCGTGACCGTGTGCGTGATGCTCTCGATGGCCCCGGCCTTCGCCCAGGATGAGGGCGGTGCCCAGGCGGGGGGCGAAGGCAACGTGCGCTACAACAAGGCGACCAACATCGACTTCGAGGACGACACCATCGAAGGCGACCTCACCAAGCCGGACGGCGAGTACGTGGAGGCGCGCAAGAAGGTGAAGCACTCCAACCTCATCCGTACCCGCGAGGATTTTCAGGACAAGGTGATGCAGTCGGTGGGAGAGCTGTAA
- a CDS encoding DEAD/DEAH box helicase, translating to MRVKSLEDLDLNTRGRLITTLLRVQRQPKPPAPEAAAEGGPPAASEAAAPAAEEAAPAAETPPAEAAASAEAPAAAEGTAPAAAEGTAPAAEGAPAAPAVDPAREKHTAYLNVMFLVGQVWRAAGDRERAEAAFAISGRQPGPEQEEPATRPEGERRDRPERGERRDRPERGERRDRPERGERGERRDRPERGARPERAERPERGERPERRPLPELTGDWSEQVKQLETMGRTRDAARLHERNNSFVEATRLFEAGGDLKSALRTSLQGKDLDTSRRLVSGLPADQIAPTLEKAGAYELLMEHYVAKSDFENVARLYERARQFDQAALAYERANKLTQARKSYERARDIVGANRVRALEVKSLVERGDRLGAATLLAAAGQRREAVEILSPLPPPKAFHFMQRLKLDEEAKALAQRELARAEEEKKPAGRARWLELLGETAAAAETWEQAGRKEKALPLYEQLGNLGHAAQLAEELQQRAKAIELYTRLNDAAGIERANALPETPPPSAGPSTKESDSGDNSSPASSPEEQESQ from the coding sequence ATGCGCGTCAAGTCGCTGGAGGATCTGGACCTCAATACGAGGGGTCGGCTCATCACGACGCTGTTGCGCGTGCAGCGCCAGCCGAAGCCGCCTGCGCCTGAGGCTGCCGCCGAGGGAGGACCTCCTGCGGCGAGTGAGGCAGCAGCACCTGCCGCCGAGGAGGCTGCGCCCGCTGCGGAAACTCCTCCCGCCGAGGCTGCTGCTTCCGCCGAGGCTCCTGCTGCGGCCGAGGGAACGGCTCCTGCTGCGGCCGAGGGAACGGCTCCTGCCGCGGAGGGAGCGCCGGCAGCGCCTGCCGTGGATCCCGCCCGTGAGAAGCACACGGCCTATCTGAATGTGATGTTCCTCGTGGGACAGGTGTGGCGGGCCGCGGGAGATCGCGAGCGGGCCGAGGCGGCGTTTGCCATCAGCGGCCGTCAGCCGGGGCCTGAGCAGGAAGAGCCTGCGACGCGCCCGGAAGGTGAACGCCGCGACAGGCCCGAGCGAGGAGAGCGCCGCGACCGTCCTGAGCGGGGCGAGCGCCGTGATCGCCCCGAACGGGGCGAGCGGGGCGAGCGGAGGGATCGTCCTGAGCGGGGAGCTCGTCCGGAGCGCGCCGAGCGTCCGGAGCGGGGAGAGCGCCCCGAGCGCCGCCCGCTGCCCGAGCTGACGGGAGATTGGTCCGAGCAGGTCAAGCAGCTTGAGACGATGGGCCGTACCCGCGACGCGGCACGGCTGCACGAGCGCAACAACTCCTTCGTGGAGGCCACGCGCCTCTTCGAGGCCGGTGGTGACCTCAAGAGCGCCCTGCGGACCTCGCTCCAGGGCAAAGATCTGGACACGTCCCGGCGCCTCGTGTCGGGTCTGCCTGCGGATCAGATTGCTCCCACGCTGGAGAAGGCGGGGGCATACGAGCTGTTGATGGAGCACTACGTCGCCAAGAGCGACTTCGAGAACGTGGCTCGACTGTACGAGCGGGCGCGCCAGTTCGATCAGGCGGCACTCGCCTATGAGCGGGCCAACAAGCTGACCCAGGCCCGTAAGTCGTACGAGCGGGCCCGGGACATCGTGGGGGCCAACCGCGTCCGTGCCCTCGAGGTGAAGTCGCTCGTGGAGAGAGGGGATCGGCTGGGTGCAGCGACCCTCCTGGCCGCCGCAGGCCAACGCCGCGAGGCCGTCGAGATTCTCAGCCCCTTGCCTCCGCCCAAGGCCTTCCACTTCATGCAGCGGCTCAAGCTGGATGAAGAGGCCAAGGCACTGGCTCAGCGCGAGCTGGCCCGTGCCGAGGAGGAGAAGAAGCCTGCTGGGCGTGCACGGTGGCTGGAACTGCTCGGGGAGACTGCTGCTGCTGCGGAGACCTGGGAGCAGGCAGGCCGCAAGGAAAAGGCACTCCCCTTGTACGAGCAGCTGGGCAACCTGGGCCACGCCGCTCAACTCGCCGAGGAGCTCCAGCAACGCGCCAAGGCCATTGAGCTCTATACCCGCCTCAATGATGCCGCGGGAATCGAGCGTGCCAACGCGTTGCCCGAGACACCGCCCCCGTCTGCCGGCCCGTCTACCAAGGAGTCGGACTCCGGGGACAATTCATCGCCTGCCTCCTCGCCCGAAGAGCAGGAAAGTCAATAA
- a CDS encoding tetratricopeptide repeat protein: MGRTLLVCLVLLASVATAQSKKAPREADLGKKSATTVDKSLAGDITRKKEEEKAAPALQYDQFRLGVETQVASKRREQIESLKKIIALSADQAEAPSLLFRLGELYWEESKHFEFEANRKDDDLIQAMNRNDAAGQQRAKAEKAELVARSKEYGKHAVEQYTKIVQEYPTFERSDEVLFFLGNFLMEDGQDRKALVAYKRLVEKFPKSKFLPDVYLAFGEYYFNNSKGKRSELEKALEAYRRAAEFTESQAYAFAIYKQGWCYFNMGEYAQAKDKFKTVVLYGELAGAGAIEKDGGKSGKNTLVREARTDYVRTYARDGDVMQARDDFSKVATKPDDRFAMMRQLANLYYGDGKDREAAITYNALIKEKPLSPESPGFQARIVDCVLRMGNKDRTVAQVRRLVKITKEVEASGIIKEDKDKRLLADANELAERTLSNLAVTWHNEAKKTRDEETFRYADSIYGDYLTLFPESPKAYDMRFFWAELLNDHLHNYEKASLNYTLVVLQDAKLLEAKDDKGNPKPGKPGKWLNNAAYNAVLAYDEVVKVAEEKGTLKAPATGDSKKKIEIPEPRKGLLEACERYLKYVTKAEKRVEINFKAANIYYRYNHFDEAVARFSDIALNQPDYKFDNGERAGEVAANLVLDSYNLQKDYAKVNEWARKFYANDKLAVGKFREDLSKLIEQSSFALVAQLEEKKQFSKAADAYLAFVKDFPETTIADQALYNASVDFFKAKMLDRAIEVRQNLISQYPRSRFVPDSIYANAEALEAIGDFAQAADTYELYVRGYERSVAEKGAGKAKASKSAKKGAADEKPGAPQKWEESKAQISLFNAATYREGLGQYKQALRNRERYLETWPKAKDAEQIYLSIVSLHGKNGAHGKAMKMLEDYEKDNIRSPSKVLTAEGLIVDIFENKLRRAKDTKRLYDRIFEYYDKLPSRMQKSLEKTALEPVARAQFLSVEPDWREYLRLKFSWGRPASPERFKASIADKGRALDVVQKKYVQTVSFGAPESAICALHRIGLAYHEFADKINNAPMPPGIDAETEQALRDEFSNQATPLRDKATEAFSSAVAKSQELDFFNDCSRESLKMLRTTYRPDQFPEVHEERVSLKKGSELALGGDLLVAIQDVPPPVVDDEPAKQARTEELREDLADLTKKLREQTATDVSAGPAGAQDGSAPKNASADDEEPEDFL, encoded by the coding sequence ATGGGCCGCACGCTCCTCGTCTGCCTCGTGCTGCTGGCGTCGGTTGCAACCGCCCAGAGCAAGAAGGCGCCTCGTGAAGCTGACCTCGGCAAGAAGTCGGCCACCACGGTGGACAAGTCGCTCGCAGGTGACATCACCCGTAAGAAGGAAGAGGAGAAGGCCGCTCCGGCCCTCCAATACGATCAGTTCCGCCTGGGCGTGGAGACGCAGGTTGCCTCCAAGCGCCGCGAGCAGATCGAATCCCTGAAGAAGATCATCGCCCTGTCAGCGGATCAGGCCGAAGCCCCCAGCCTGTTGTTCCGCCTGGGCGAGCTCTACTGGGAAGAGTCGAAGCACTTCGAGTTCGAGGCGAACCGGAAGGACGACGATCTCATCCAGGCCATGAACCGCAATGACGCGGCGGGCCAGCAGCGTGCCAAGGCGGAGAAGGCGGAGCTGGTCGCCCGCTCCAAGGAGTACGGCAAGCACGCGGTGGAGCAGTACACGAAGATCGTCCAGGAGTACCCGACCTTCGAGCGCAGCGACGAGGTGCTCTTCTTCCTCGGCAACTTCCTGATGGAAGACGGCCAGGACCGCAAGGCGCTGGTGGCCTACAAGCGCCTGGTGGAGAAGTTCCCCAAGTCCAAGTTCCTGCCGGACGTGTACTTGGCCTTCGGCGAGTACTACTTCAACAACTCCAAGGGTAAGCGCTCCGAGCTGGAAAAGGCCCTGGAGGCCTACCGGCGGGCCGCGGAGTTCACCGAGAGCCAAGCCTACGCCTTCGCGATCTACAAGCAGGGCTGGTGCTACTTCAACATGGGCGAGTACGCCCAGGCGAAGGACAAGTTCAAGACGGTGGTGCTCTACGGCGAGCTGGCCGGCGCCGGCGCCATCGAGAAGGACGGCGGCAAGAGCGGCAAGAACACGCTGGTGCGCGAGGCCCGCACGGACTACGTGCGCACCTACGCGCGCGACGGCGACGTGATGCAGGCCCGCGACGACTTCAGCAAGGTGGCCACCAAGCCCGACGATCGCTTCGCGATGATGCGGCAGTTGGCCAACCTCTACTACGGCGATGGCAAGGACCGCGAGGCGGCCATCACGTACAACGCCCTCATCAAGGAGAAGCCGCTGTCGCCCGAGTCGCCGGGCTTCCAGGCGAGGATCGTCGACTGCGTGCTGCGCATGGGCAACAAGGACCGCACCGTCGCGCAGGTGCGCCGCTTGGTGAAGATCACCAAGGAAGTGGAGGCCTCCGGCATCATCAAGGAGGACAAGGACAAGCGGCTGCTGGCCGATGCGAACGAGCTGGCCGAGCGCACCCTGTCGAACCTCGCCGTCACCTGGCACAACGAGGCCAAGAAGACGCGCGACGAGGAGACCTTCCGGTACGCGGACTCCATTTACGGGGACTACCTCACGCTCTTCCCGGAGAGCCCCAAGGCGTACGACATGCGGTTCTTCTGGGCAGAGTTGCTCAACGATCACCTGCACAACTACGAGAAGGCCTCGCTCAACTACACCCTCGTGGTGCTCCAGGACGCCAAGCTGCTGGAGGCCAAGGACGACAAGGGCAACCCCAAGCCCGGCAAGCCCGGCAAGTGGCTGAACAACGCCGCCTACAACGCGGTGCTCGCCTACGACGAGGTCGTCAAGGTCGCCGAGGAGAAGGGCACGCTCAAGGCCCCGGCCACTGGTGACAGCAAGAAGAAGATCGAGATCCCGGAGCCGCGCAAGGGCCTGCTCGAGGCGTGCGAGCGCTACCTCAAGTACGTGACCAAGGCCGAGAAGCGGGTGGAGATCAACTTCAAGGCCGCCAACATCTACTATCGCTACAACCACTTCGATGAGGCGGTGGCCCGCTTCAGCGACATCGCCCTCAACCAGCCGGACTACAAGTTCGACAACGGTGAGCGCGCGGGCGAGGTGGCCGCCAACCTGGTGCTCGACTCGTACAACCTCCAGAAGGACTACGCGAAGGTGAACGAGTGGGCGCGGAAGTTCTACGCCAACGACAAGCTGGCGGTGGGCAAGTTCCGCGAGGACCTCTCCAAGCTCATCGAGCAGTCCTCGTTCGCCCTGGTGGCCCAGCTGGAGGAGAAGAAGCAGTTCTCCAAGGCGGCCGATGCCTACCTGGCGTTCGTCAAGGACTTCCCCGAGACGACCATCGCGGATCAGGCGCTCTACAACGCCTCGGTGGACTTCTTCAAAGCGAAGATGCTCGACCGGGCCATCGAGGTTCGCCAGAACCTCATCTCCCAGTACCCGCGCTCGCGCTTCGTGCCGGACTCGATCTACGCCAACGCGGAGGCCTTGGAGGCCATTGGGGACTTCGCGCAGGCGGCGGACACGTACGAGCTGTACGTGCGTGGCTATGAGCGCAGCGTGGCCGAGAAGGGGGCAGGCAAGGCCAAGGCCAGCAAGAGCGCCAAGAAGGGCGCCGCGGATGAGAAGCCGGGCGCTCCCCAGAAGTGGGAAGAGAGCAAGGCGCAGATCTCCTTGTTCAACGCGGCCACCTATCGGGAAGGGCTGGGCCAGTACAAGCAGGCCCTTCGCAACCGCGAGCGCTACCTGGAGACGTGGCCCAAGGCCAAGGACGCCGAGCAGATCTACCTGTCCATCGTGTCCCTGCACGGCAAGAACGGCGCCCATGGCAAGGCCATGAAGATGCTGGAGGACTACGAGAAGGACAACATCCGCTCGCCCAGCAAGGTGCTGACGGCCGAAGGCCTCATCGTCGACATCTTCGAGAACAAGCTGCGCCGGGCCAAGGACACCAAGCGCCTCTACGACCGCATCTTCGAGTACTACGACAAGCTGCCCAGCCGCATGCAGAAGAGCCTGGAGAAGACGGCGCTGGAGCCCGTCGCGCGCGCTCAGTTCCTGAGCGTCGAGCCGGACTGGCGTGAGTACCTGCGCCTGAAGTTCTCCTGGGGTCGGCCCGCCAGCCCCGAGCGCTTCAAGGCCTCCATCGCTGACAAGGGCCGCGCGCTGGACGTGGTGCAGAAGAAGTACGTGCAGACGGTGTCCTTCGGCGCCCCCGAGTCCGCCATCTGCGCGCTGCACCGGATCGGGCTCGCCTACCACGAGTTCGCCGACAAGATAAACAACGCGCCCATGCCCCCGGGCATCGACGCGGAGACCGAGCAGGCGCTGCGCGACGAGTTCTCCAACCAGGCCACGCCGCTTCGCGACAAGGCCACCGAGGCCTTCTCCAGCGCGGTCGCCAAGAGCCAAGAGTTGGACTTCTTCAATGACTGCTCGCGCGAGAGCCTGAAGATGCTGCGCACCACCTACCGTCCGGATCAATTCCCGGAGGTGCACGAGGAGCGTGTGTCGTTGAAGAAGGGCTCGGAGCTGGCCCTCGGCGGGGACTTGCTGGTGGCCATCCAGGATGTCCCGCCGCCCGTGGTGGATGACGAGCCAGCCAAGCAGGCGAGGACCGAAGAGCTCCGAGAGGATCTCGCCGACCTCACCAAGAAGCTGCGTGAGCAGACGGCGACCGACGTCAGTGCTGGCCCGGCCGGGGCCCAGGACGGCTCCGCGCCCAAGAACGCGTCCGCGGACGACGAAGAGCCTGAGGACTTCCTGTAA
- a CDS encoding ATP-binding protein, translating to MDHTDMGIKTSGGACGACGGLTYVISRQGDRAQARICDCSVTCSVCHGRGHMLVEREETFSKKVGARKYEVLVPCACTLRTRRVARYNEVGLPGVVAHASFENYRSAKPEQDRARSVAMHFAHQFDKKGANTGFILSGPVGTGKTHLLAATLAHLVLEVGMLARYVEISLLYATIRRGFQEGKSGGEIIGPLSEVEVLAIDELGKGRGSPFEMETLDELIARRYNANRTTLFATNYSLEPERKSVRTANGYHSTEETKSALRGNELLNERVGERIYSRLCEMCTFVELPKDTPDRRRTRQEMESRTSQPALGGRTGR from the coding sequence ATGGATCACACCGACATGGGGATCAAAACGAGCGGTGGGGCCTGTGGTGCGTGCGGGGGACTGACTTACGTCATCTCCCGGCAAGGAGACCGGGCCCAGGCGCGGATCTGCGACTGCTCGGTGACGTGCTCCGTCTGTCATGGACGGGGCCACATGCTGGTCGAGCGTGAAGAGACGTTCAGCAAGAAGGTGGGAGCGCGCAAGTACGAAGTCCTGGTGCCGTGCGCGTGCACGCTGAGGACCCGGCGGGTGGCGCGCTACAACGAAGTGGGCCTGCCCGGCGTGGTCGCCCACGCGAGCTTCGAGAACTACCGCTCCGCCAAGCCCGAGCAGGATCGGGCCCGGAGCGTGGCCATGCACTTCGCCCACCAGTTCGACAAGAAGGGGGCCAACACGGGCTTCATCCTGAGCGGACCGGTCGGTACGGGGAAGACCCACCTGCTGGCGGCGACCCTGGCGCACCTGGTGCTCGAGGTGGGAATGCTGGCCCGCTACGTGGAGATCTCCCTGCTCTACGCCACCATCCGGCGCGGCTTCCAGGAGGGCAAGAGCGGAGGGGAGATCATCGGGCCGCTCTCCGAAGTGGAGGTGCTGGCCATCGACGAGTTGGGCAAGGGACGCGGCAGCCCCTTCGAGATGGAGACGCTCGATGAGCTGATCGCCCGACGCTACAACGCCAACCGCACCACCCTCTTCGCGACGAACTACTCCCTGGAGCCAGAGCGCAAGAGCGTGCGCACGGCGAACGGCTATCACTCCACCGAGGAGACGAAGAGCGCCCTGCGGGGCAACGAGCTGCTGAACGAACGGGTCGGAGAGCGCATCTACAGTCGGCTGTGCGAGATGTGCACCTTCGTCGAGCTGCCCAAGGACACCCCCGATCGCCGACGAACGCGCCAGGAGATGGAATCGCGGACCTCCCAACCTGCCCTGGGGGGAAGAACCGGCCGCTGA
- a CDS encoding Hpt domain-containing protein, whose protein sequence is MGTKDDEVLQEFLQESRENLAPFEAGLLRLETEPPSAQLLMDLYRYIHNVKGACGFLRFGGLETLARAGEDLVELARQKKLALEPSHRSALASLAQALREGLDRIEATRSEGVVDHGELLLRLRRLHPEPQGRS, encoded by the coding sequence ATGGGGACCAAGGACGACGAAGTTTTGCAGGAGTTCCTCCAGGAGAGCCGGGAAAATCTCGCTCCCTTCGAGGCGGGTCTGCTGCGTTTGGAGACAGAGCCCCCTTCGGCGCAGCTGCTCATGGACCTCTACCGCTACATCCACAATGTGAAGGGCGCGTGCGGCTTCCTCCGCTTCGGCGGGCTGGAGACGCTGGCCCGCGCCGGGGAGGATCTGGTCGAGCTGGCCCGCCAGAAGAAGCTGGCCCTGGAGCCCTCGCACCGTTCCGCCCTGGCCAGCCTGGCCCAAGCCCTCCGGGAGGGGCTCGACCGGATCGAAGCCACCCGCTCCGAGGGCGTGGTGGATCATGGAGAGCTGCTCTTGAGGCTGCGGCGGCTTCACCCGGAACCCCAGGGACGGTCATGA
- the gltG gene encoding adventurous gliding motility protein GltG, translating into MAVPLTLKVFKNETLVSSKDFDRDIIKIGRLSSAHLCLEDEKVSRIHSVIEAAADGSLSIIDMGSVEGTYVNGKRVNKGRIAFGDEIRVGGTTIRLENPAAMAAVNLAAAVSGTEATVAVPVAPAPIAEAPLASSLAQAVVAPVAPEPVQAMDSSFLATQKHETVQPVVAEPAAPVERVRTVRRGKSNGPLGVSLRFMWGDQRVGEFLLAPGKKTSFTVGSAAGVNFVMGDTKLEQPRMELLRTDGQSFTLLFTGKMKGELVRKDETLDLKAVIESGKASNDGGAYGLTLESDDFCWVDLGGITVEVCFQAVPKKVHVPFADSVDYRTLNVFLLTFFAGTMFVISAANRSGDGEAFADELAGNNARLAKLIIKPPETQKNKFLEKLNEQKAEKEKKKSGEIKQKKDENQVSKKDEVKTNRTPVKDKRDEARALTQKIFGGKGGAAAIFGSAGLGGDLKSAMGNMFGAKTGASGGFGGLGIRGGGGGGGGTGDTVGIGGIGTKGRGGGTASYGSGVGTLGGKQSVDVGITSSEPMVMGSLDKELIRQVIQRNRSQIRFCYESQLTKYPKLGGKVAVKFVINAEGRVVSSDVAQSTAGNAELESCVAGRVRTWQFPKPKGGGVVIVTYPFIFKQSGE; encoded by the coding sequence ATGGCCGTTCCTCTGACGCTCAAAGTCTTCAAAAACGAAACCCTTGTCTCGTCGAAGGATTTCGACCGGGACATCATCAAGATCGGCCGTCTGTCCTCGGCGCACCTGTGCCTGGAGGATGAGAAGGTCAGCCGCATCCACTCCGTCATCGAGGCCGCGGCGGACGGCTCGTTGTCCATCATCGACATGGGCAGCGTCGAGGGCACCTACGTCAACGGCAAGCGCGTCAACAAGGGGCGCATCGCCTTTGGAGACGAGATCCGCGTGGGTGGCACCACCATCCGCCTGGAGAACCCGGCTGCCATGGCCGCGGTGAACCTGGCGGCGGCCGTCTCCGGGACGGAGGCGACGGTGGCGGTTCCCGTGGCGCCCGCGCCGATCGCCGAGGCGCCGTTGGCCTCGTCTCTGGCGCAAGCCGTGGTGGCCCCCGTGGCCCCCGAGCCCGTGCAGGCGATGGATTCGTCCTTCCTCGCCACACAGAAGCACGAGACGGTGCAGCCCGTGGTGGCCGAGCCGGCCGCTCCCGTGGAGCGCGTGCGCACCGTGCGTCGGGGCAAGTCGAATGGCCCGCTCGGGGTGTCCCTGCGGTTCATGTGGGGGGATCAGCGGGTAGGCGAGTTCCTCCTTGCCCCCGGCAAGAAGACGTCCTTCACGGTGGGCAGTGCCGCGGGCGTGAACTTCGTGATGGGCGACACCAAGCTGGAGCAGCCCCGCATGGAGTTGCTGCGCACGGATGGGCAGTCCTTCACGCTGCTCTTCACGGGGAAGATGAAGGGCGAGCTGGTCCGCAAGGATGAGACGCTGGACCTCAAGGCCGTCATCGAGTCCGGCAAGGCCTCCAATGATGGTGGGGCGTACGGTCTGACGCTGGAGTCCGATGACTTTTGCTGGGTCGACCTGGGCGGCATCACGGTGGAGGTGTGTTTCCAGGCCGTGCCCAAGAAGGTCCACGTGCCGTTCGCCGACTCGGTGGACTACAGGACGCTGAACGTCTTCCTGCTGACGTTCTTCGCCGGAACGATGTTCGTCATCAGCGCGGCCAACCGGAGCGGAGACGGCGAGGCGTTCGCCGACGAGCTGGCGGGCAACAACGCGCGTCTGGCCAAGCTCATCATCAAGCCTCCCGAGACCCAGAAGAACAAGTTCCTCGAGAAGCTCAACGAGCAGAAGGCCGAGAAGGAGAAGAAGAAGAGCGGGGAGATCAAGCAGAAAAAAGACGAAAACCAGGTCAGCAAGAAGGACGAGGTCAAGACGAATCGCACTCCTGTCAAGGACAAGCGCGATGAGGCTCGGGCCCTGACGCAGAAGATCTTCGGTGGCAAGGGCGGCGCGGCCGCCATCTTTGGCAGCGCGGGCCTGGGCGGTGATCTCAAGAGCGCCATGGGCAACATGTTCGGTGCCAAGACGGGCGCCTCGGGTGGCTTCGGCGGCCTGGGCATCCGCGGTGGCGGTGGCGGTGGCGGCGGCACGGGTGACACCGTCGGCATCGGCGGCATTGGCACCAAGGGCCGCGGAGGTGGTACCGCCAGCTATGGCTCCGGTGTAGGTACGCTGGGGGGCAAGCAGAGTGTGGACGTGGGAATCACCTCGTCGGAGCCCATGGTCATGGGCTCTCTGGACAAGGAGCTCATCCGCCAGGTCATCCAGCGCAACCGCAGTCAGATCCGATTCTGCTACGAGAGCCAGCTGACCAAGTACCCGAAGCTGGGCGGCAAGGTGGCGGTGAAGTTCGTCATCAACGCCGAGGGGCGGGTGGTCTCCTCCGACGTCGCCCAGTCCACCGCGGGCAATGCGGAACTGGAGAGCTGCGTGGCGGGCCGCGTGCGGACCTGGCAGTTCCCCAAGCCGAAGGGCGGCGGCGTGGTGATCGTCACCTACCCGTTCATCTTCAAGCAGTCCGGCGAGTAG